In one Pseudomonas fitomaticsae genomic region, the following are encoded:
- a CDS encoding beta-galactosidase, with translation MIRRSLPAIFALVFAGPLLAAPAGQQTLFNFVRPADVVKVATENADLPQANAEQTPEGEVLRRVTFNPTARPTLRLSPQTGAWDWSQSGMMSLRIQSAMNWAVTVYVQIQSNDGKTLVSRVDLPAGPAQTLLVPLTATSSLSQGMKAGPVMPMTIDGQRILLASSSGELDRSQVVSVSLSMDQPKAAQSLLLERFGVQDEGEVIKSAYGNLVDAYGQSTRGKWPEKVANDEQLKSAAAKEKQQLNTWLAEREKSSLDKFGGWSKGPAFKASGFFRTEKRDGRWYLVTPEGHPFYSLGVNTVSPEVNQTYVAGREYMFESLPKPEEPLASHFGEGDNRGGNGVDQGRGYNVGRWYDFYGANLQRLYGEPCSPDSGNKAGVAEAAKAGAAEEAATNASAPVAASEQPNAGVAESAATSGQSVATPCKNTVDEQKWASHTLDRLQAWGFNTVGNWSAPVLGDAERMPYTLPLSIVGDYTSISTGTDWWGGMPDPFDPRFAMATERAVAIAARDHRDDPWLIGYFADNELAWAGPGDDPKSRYALAYGTLKMTTDVPAKRAFLKQLRDKYRNQAGLSKAWGIDLPAWELMEDPGFEAPLPNPEHPEIEADFKYFQKVFADTYFKTISDSLKWHAPNQLLLGGRFATSTPEAVASCAQYCDVLSFNMYTLQPQDGYDFAALRSLDKPVLITEFNFGSTDRGPFWGGVTPLSKEEDRGPAYANFLKQALSEPSIVGVHWFQYLDQPVTGRLLDGENGHFGLVGVTDLPFQGFVEAVRKSNLATVDQLNKEAQKAAAAADKAGHEAEGGRKADAGKGPGQGAGHTGGHSGNGH, from the coding sequence ATGATTCGTCGTTCGTTGCCTGCCATTTTTGCCCTGGTTTTCGCTGGCCCCTTGCTGGCGGCACCTGCCGGCCAGCAGACCCTGTTCAACTTTGTCCGCCCCGCCGATGTGGTGAAAGTGGCGACCGAAAACGCCGACCTGCCGCAGGCCAACGCCGAGCAGACCCCGGAAGGTGAAGTGCTGCGCCGGGTGACGTTCAACCCGACGGCCCGCCCGACCTTGCGTCTATCCCCGCAGACTGGCGCCTGGGACTGGTCGCAGTCCGGCATGATGAGCCTGCGCATCCAGAGTGCGATGAACTGGGCGGTGACCGTCTATGTACAAATCCAGAGCAATGACGGCAAGACCCTGGTCAGCCGCGTCGATTTGCCGGCCGGCCCGGCGCAGACCTTGCTGGTGCCGTTGACCGCGACCTCGTCACTGAGCCAGGGCATGAAGGCCGGGCCGGTGATGCCGATGACCATCGACGGGCAGCGCATCCTGCTGGCGAGCAGCAGCGGTGAGCTGGATCGCAGCCAGGTGGTGTCGGTCAGCCTGTCGATGGACCAGCCGAAAGCCGCGCAAAGTCTGTTGCTTGAGCGCTTTGGCGTGCAGGACGAAGGTGAGGTGATCAAATCCGCCTACGGCAATCTGGTGGATGCCTATGGCCAGTCGACTCGCGGTAAATGGCCGGAGAAAGTCGCCAATGACGAACAACTGAAATCCGCCGCCGCCAAAGAAAAGCAACAACTGAACACTTGGTTGGCCGAGCGCGAAAAGTCGTCGCTGGACAAGTTCGGTGGCTGGAGCAAAGGCCCGGCGTTCAAGGCCAGCGGTTTCTTCCGCACCGAGAAACGTGACGGTCGCTGGTATCTGGTGACGCCCGAGGGCCATCCGTTCTATTCCCTGGGCGTGAACACCGTCAGCCCGGAGGTCAACCAGACCTACGTGGCCGGTCGCGAATACATGTTCGAATCCCTGCCAAAACCTGAAGAGCCGCTGGCCAGCCACTTCGGCGAAGGTGACAACCGTGGAGGCAACGGTGTCGATCAGGGCCGTGGTTACAATGTCGGGCGCTGGTACGACTTCTACGGCGCCAACCTCCAGCGCCTGTATGGCGAGCCATGCTCCCCGGACAGCGGCAACAAGGCCGGAGTGGCTGAAGCCGCCAAGGCTGGCGCAGCAGAGGAAGCCGCGACCAACGCCAGTGCACCGGTCGCCGCCTCCGAACAGCCGAACGCCGGGGTTGCCGAGTCCGCAGCCACCAGCGGGCAAAGCGTTGCGACGCCGTGCAAAAACACGGTCGACGAACAAAAGTGGGCAAGCCACACTCTTGATCGCCTGCAAGCCTGGGGCTTCAACACCGTCGGTAACTGGAGCGCCCCGGTCCTTGGTGACGCCGAGCGCATGCCGTACACCTTGCCGCTGTCGATCGTTGGCGACTACACCAGCATCAGCACCGGCACCGACTGGTGGGGCGGCATGCCTGACCCGTTCGATCCGCGTTTCGCCATGGCCACCGAACGCGCCGTGGCGATTGCCGCCCGCGACCATCGCGATGATCCGTGGTTGATCGGCTACTTCGCCGACAACGAGCTGGCCTGGGCCGGCCCCGGTGATGATCCGAAATCTCGCTACGCGCTGGCCTACGGCACCTTGAAAATGACTACAGACGTGCCGGCCAAACGCGCGTTCCTCAAGCAGTTGCGCGACAAGTACCGCAACCAGGCGGGGCTGTCGAAGGCCTGGGGGATTGATCTGCCGGCGTGGGAATTGATGGAAGACCCGGGTTTCGAAGCGCCGCTGCCGAATCCGGAGCATCCGGAAATCGAGGCTGACTTCAAATACTTCCAGAAGGTCTTCGCCGATACCTACTTCAAGACCATTTCCGACTCGCTGAAGTGGCACGCGCCGAACCAGTTGCTGCTTGGTGGCCGTTTTGCCACCAGCACCCCGGAAGCCGTGGCGTCCTGCGCTCAGTATTGCGACGTGCTGAGCTTCAACATGTACACCCTGCAACCTCAGGACGGTTATGACTTCGCTGCGCTGCGCAGCCTCGACAAACCGGTGCTGATCACCGAATTCAACTTCGGCTCCACCGACCGTGGCCCGTTCTGGGGCGGTGTGACCCCGTTGAGCAAGGAAGAAGACCGCGGCCCGGCCTATGCCAACTTCCTCAAGCAGGCGTTGAGCGAGCCGTCGATTGTCGGCGTGCACTGGTTCCAGTATCTGGATCAACCGGTGACCGGACGCCTGCTCGATGGCGAAAATGGTCACTTTGGTCTGGTCGGTGTCACCGATCTGCCGTTCCAGGGTTTTGTCGAAGCCGTGCGCAAGAGCAACCTGGCGACCGTCGATCAGTTGAACAAAGAGGCGCAGAAGGCGGCTGCCGCAGCGGACAAGGCCGGCCACGAAGCCGAAGGCGGCCGCAAGGCAGACGCCGGCAAAGGCCCGGGGCAGGGGGCTGGCCACACCGGCGGGCATTCGGGCAACGGTCACTGA